Proteins found in one Miscanthus floridulus cultivar M001 chromosome 4, ASM1932011v1, whole genome shotgun sequence genomic segment:
- the LOC136552572 gene encoding zinc finger AN1 and C2H2 domain-containing stress-associated protein 16 codes for MGTPEFPDLGKHCSFGDCNQIDFLPFTCDRCDHVFCLHHRSYTSHQCPNANMKDVTVLICPLCAKGVRLNPSEDPNITWDTHVNTDCDPSNYQKVTKKKKCPVPGCRETLTFSNTIRCKDCTKEHCLKHRFGPDHKCPGPRKVDSGFPFVSMLRRSQKAETRSNSSNNNGSSWWSSSLVNAATNFKSSAEAGMQKLSTVTSQAFQKAKDGMSPNSRSRSGDLVEQCVHCPARFPTVGALIEHVEKSHQMNSQPSHGRVTIDVCPKCSKGFRDPVLLVEHVEREHGGTSRV; via the exons ATGGGCACGCCGGAGTTCCCCGACCTGGGGAAGCACTGCAGCTTCGGCGACTGCAACCAGATCGACTTCCTCCCCTTCACCTGCGACCGCTGCGACCAT GTATTTTGCCTTCATCACCGAAGTTATACATCACACCAATGCCCAAATGCAAATATGAAAGATGTCACTGTCCTCATCTGCCCACTCTGTGCTAAAGGTGTTCGCCTCAATCCTAGTGAAGACCCAAATATCACCTGGGATACTCATGTTAACACTGATTGTGATCCATCAAATTACCAAAAAGTGACGAAGAAAAAGAAATGCCCTGTTCCTGGGTGCAGAGAGACACTGACATTTTCCAACACCATCAGATGCAAAGATTGCACCAAAGAACACTGCCTAAAGCATAGATTTGGGCCTGATCATAAGTGCCCAGGACCAAGAAAAGTGGATTCTGGCTTTCCCTTTGTAAGCATGCTAAGGAGAAGTCAGAAAGCAGAGACACGCTCAAATAGCAGTAACAACAATGGTTCTTCATGGTGGAGCTCCAGTCTTGTGAATGCAGCAACGAATTTCAAATCGTCAGCCGAAGCTGGAATGCAGAAGCTGAGCACTGTGACTAGCCAAGCCTTCCAGAAGGCAAAGGATGGGATGTCCCCAAATAGCAGAAGCCGCAGTGGTGACCTTGTGGAGCAATGTGTTCACTGCCCAGCAAGATTTCCCACCGTGGGGGCCTTAATTGAACATGTTGAGAAATCCCACCAGATGAACTCACAACCAAGTCATGGCCGGGTGACGATTGATGTTTGCCCAAAATGCAGCAAGGGGTTCCGAGATCCTGTGTTGCTTGTGGAGCATGTCGAGAGGGAACATGGAGGAACGTCAAGGGTGTAA